A window of the Vigna angularis cultivar LongXiaoDou No.4 chromosome 3, ASM1680809v1, whole genome shotgun sequence genome harbors these coding sequences:
- the LOC108324220 gene encoding oxalate--CoA ligase: protein MQAPTTLTGLLHRVAGIFPSHHAVSVSGKFQLTHSRLHHLVERAAVRLLSAGIKPGDVIALTFPNTVEFIITFLAVIRARATAAPLNAAYTAEEFEFYLSDSESKLLITSKEGNEPAQAAASKLSIPVSTASLDEAEAEELSLSLSYTESSTASISELVNDEADVALFLHTSGTTSRPKGVPLTQNNLASSVENIKSVYKLTESDSTVIVLPLFHVHGLIAALLSSLAAGASVTLPAAGRFSASSFWSDMLTYNATWYTAVPTVHQILLERHLKTPEPVYPKLRFIRSCSASLAPVILERLEEAFEAPVLEAYAMTEASHLMSTNPLPEDGPHRAGSVGKPVGQEMAILGEKGEILKNDVNGEVCIRGPNVTKGYKNNPDANISAFEYGWFHTGDIGFFDSDGYLHLVGRIKELINRGGEKISPIEVDAVLLSHPEIAQAVAFGVPDDKYGEEIKCAIIRKEGSKIDEAEVQRFSKKNLASFKVPKKVFITDSLPKTATGKILRRLVAQHFISQT from the exons ATGCAGGCTCCAACAACACTCACGGGATTGCTCCACCGCGTCGCCGGAATATTCCCTTCCCACCATGCCGTCTCTGTCTCAGGCAAATTCCAACTCACACACTCCCGCCTCCACCACCTTGTCGAACGCGCTGCCGTACGCCTCCTCTCCGCCGGCATCAAACCCGGCGATGTCATCGCACTCACCTTCCCCAACACCGTCGAG tTCATTATAACGTTTCTGGCCGTTATTCGAGCGCGAGCCACGGCGGCGCCGTTGAACGCGGCTTACACGGCGGAAGAGTTCGAGTTTTATTTATCCGACTCGGAGTCAAAGCTGTTAATAACATCAAAAGAAGGGAACGAGCCGGCTCAAGCCGCGGCTTCCAAGCTTAGCATTCCGGTATCAACAGCCTCACTCGACGAAGCAGAAGCCGAAGAGCTCAGTCTCTCTCTGAGTTACACCGAGTCATCGACCGCCTCGATTTCCGAACTCGTTAACGACGAGGCCGACGTGGCATTGTTCCTCCACACTTCCGGCACCACGAGCCGCCCCAAGGGCGTGCCGTTGACGCAGAACAACTTGGCCTCGTCGGTGGAGAACATCAAGTCCGTGTACAAACTCACTGAGTCTGACTCGACCGTCATCGTTCTCCCATTGTTCCACGTCCACGGGTTAATCGCCGCGTTGCTGAGTTCACTAGCCGCCGGAGCCTCCGTGACGCTCCCGGCGGCGGGGAGGTTCTCCGCCTCCTCGTTTTGGAGCGACATGTTGACGTACAACGCCACGTGGTACACCGCGGTTCCTACGGTACACCAAATATTGTTGGAGCGTCATTTGAAAACCCCGGAACCGGTTTACCCGAAGCTCCGGTTTATTCGGAGCTGTAGTGCCTCGCTTGCACCGGTTATATTGGAGCGGTTGGAGGAGGCGTTTGAGGCACCGGTTTTGGAGGCTTATGCTATGACGGAAGCGTCGCATTTAATGTCGACGAATCCATTACCCGAAGATGGGCCTCATCGGGCCGGGTCCGTTGGAAAGCCCGTGGGCCAGGAAATGGCAATATTAGGCGAGAAGGGTGAGATTCTAAAGAATGATGTGAACGGTGAGGTTTGTATTAGGGGACCCAATGTTACCAAAGGGTATAAAAATAACCCTGATGCGAATATTTCTGCCTTTGAATACGGGTGGTTCCACACTGGTGATATCGGGTTTTTTGATTCGGATGGGTATTTGCATCTGGTGGGTCGGATCAAGGAGCTTATTAACCGTGGAg GGGAGAAAATATCACCAATAGAGGTGGATGCTGTCCTTCTATCTCATCCAGAAATCGCCCAAGCAGTTGCATTCGGAGTTCCAGATGATAAATATGGCGAAGAG ATAAAGTGTGCGATAATCCGAAAAGAAGGATCAAAGATAGATGAGGCAGAGGTGCAGAGATTTAGCAAGAAGAATCTTGCAAGCTTCAAAGTCCCTAAAAAGGTATTCATCACTGATTCTTTACCCAAGACCGCCACTGGCAAGATTCTGAGACGTCTTGTAGCACAACACTTCATTTCTCAAACTTGA
- the LOC108325608 gene encoding uncharacterized protein LOC108325608 → MASNFTFSTFMIFALAFSLTLQATLGEIECENLSHETCSFAVSSAGKRCVLEKRVKRSGEEAYTCKTSEIEAENVKDHIETEQCVKACGLDRKSLGISSDSLLESTFTHKLCSPHCYQSCPNVVDLYFNLAAGEGVFLPKLCEVQGLNARRGMAELRSSGIVAPGPVHSLQFGSIEPAVSPSSN, encoded by the exons ATGGCCTCTAACTTCACCTTCTCGACTTTCATGATATTTGCCCTTGCATTTTCTCTCACCCTGCAAGCCACTCTTG GTGAGATAGAATGCGAGAATCTGAGCCACGAGACGTGCTCGTTCGCTGTGTCATCTGCTGGGAAACGGTGTGTGCTGGAGAAGCGCGTGAAGAGGAGTGGTGAGGAGGCATACACGTGCAAGACATCAGAGATTGAAGCTGAGAATGTGAAGGATCACATCGAAACAGAGCAATGCGTAAAGGCTTGTGGATTGGACAGAAAATCCCTTGGAATCTCATCAGATTCTCTTCTCGAGTCTACCTTCACACACAAGCTCTGTTCCCCTCACTGCTACCAAAGCTGCCCCAACGTTGTTGACTTATACTTCAATCTTGCAGCCGGTGAAG GTGTGTTTCTTCCCAAGTTGTGCGAGGTACAAGGTCTGAATGCTCGTCGAGGAATGGCTGAACTCAGAAGCTCTGGCATTGTGGCACCAGGACCTGTGCACTCTCTGCAGTTCGGTAGTATTGAACCTGCGGTTTCCCCATCATCAAACTAA